From a region of the Corallococcus coralloides DSM 2259 genome:
- the hpt gene encoding hypoxanthine phosphoribosyltransferase has protein sequence MTTFHEKDVGVLISEEAVQARVKELGAQITRDYQGKELTLICVLKGSAFFAIDLARAIDLPLTLEFLGVSSYHGGTESTGEVRITTDVSKPMAGKHLLIIEDIIDTGLTMSFLLENLRARHPASVKICSLLEKPARAKAKVDIDYKGFVIEDKFVVGYGLDYGEKYRNLPFIGIWKHV, from the coding sequence GTGACGACGTTCCACGAGAAGGATGTCGGCGTCCTCATCTCCGAGGAGGCCGTGCAGGCGCGCGTGAAGGAGCTGGGCGCGCAGATTACCCGCGACTACCAGGGCAAGGAGCTGACGCTCATCTGCGTGCTCAAGGGCTCCGCGTTCTTCGCCATCGACCTGGCGCGGGCCATTGATTTGCCGCTGACGCTCGAGTTCCTGGGCGTGTCCAGCTACCACGGCGGCACGGAGTCCACGGGCGAGGTGCGCATCACCACGGACGTGTCCAAGCCGATGGCGGGCAAGCACCTGCTCATCATCGAGGACATCATCGACACGGGGCTCACCATGAGCTTCCTGCTGGAGAACCTCCGCGCGCGCCACCCGGCGTCGGTGAAGATCTGCTCGCTCCTGGAGAAGCCCGCGCGGGCCAAGGCGAAGGTGGACATCGACTACAAGGGCTTCGTCATCGAGGACAAGTTCGTCGTCGGGTACGGCCTGGACTACGGCGAGAAGTACCGGAACCTGCCGTTCATCGGCATCTGGAAGCACGTCTGA
- the aqpZ gene encoding aquaporin Z codes for MRDGNVRAARAASVNGDAMQKYLAEAVGTFVLVLGGVGAAVLAGDRIGFLGVAFAFGLSLLAMVYTIGPISGCHVNPAVTVGLLMAGKFDKRHLAGYVVAQCLGAIVAAGVVLLIAKGAPGGYSAGAEGLGSNGYGAASPEGYGGGAAFIAEVMLTFLLVLTVLGATDSRAPVGFAGVAIGLVLTLIHLVGIPITNTSVNPARSLGPALFAGGDALRQLWLFIIAPLLGAAFASAVYRLVNRPAVQITAARAEQALDEERRERVVGQRDVERPV; via the coding sequence ATGCGAGACGGGAACGTGAGGGCCGCCCGGGCGGCCTCCGTGAACGGCGATGCGATGCAGAAGTACCTGGCGGAAGCGGTGGGCACCTTCGTGCTGGTGCTCGGCGGCGTCGGGGCGGCGGTGCTGGCGGGCGACCGCATCGGCTTCCTGGGCGTGGCCTTCGCCTTCGGGCTGTCGCTCCTGGCCATGGTCTACACGATTGGTCCCATCTCCGGCTGCCACGTGAACCCGGCCGTGACGGTGGGCCTGCTGATGGCGGGCAAGTTCGACAAGCGTCACCTGGCTGGCTACGTCGTCGCGCAGTGCCTGGGCGCCATCGTCGCGGCGGGCGTGGTGCTGCTCATCGCGAAGGGCGCTCCGGGCGGTTACTCCGCGGGCGCGGAGGGGCTGGGCAGCAACGGGTACGGGGCGGCGTCGCCGGAGGGCTATGGCGGCGGGGCGGCCTTCATCGCGGAGGTGATGCTCACCTTCCTGCTGGTGCTGACGGTGCTGGGGGCCACGGACTCAAGGGCGCCGGTGGGCTTCGCGGGCGTGGCCATTGGCCTGGTGCTGACGCTCATCCACCTGGTGGGCATCCCCATCACCAATACGTCGGTGAACCCGGCGCGCAGCCTGGGCCCGGCGCTCTTCGCCGGAGGGGACGCCCTGCGCCAGTTGTGGCTGTTCATCATCGCGCCGCTGTTGGGGGCGGCCTTCGCGTCCGCGGTGTACCGGCTGGTGAACCGCCCGGCGGTGCAGATCACCGCCGCCCGCGCGGAGCAGGCCCTGGACGAGGAGCGCCGGGAGCGCGTGGTGGGCCAGCGCGACGTGGAGCGCCCCGTCTGA
- a CDS encoding ribonucleotide-diphosphate reductase subunit beta, producing MLLDPGMNLTLRPMAYPVFFEMYRNAIKNTWTVEEVDFSTDLVDLRSKMTDAERHLIHRLVAFFATGDSIVGNNLVLNLYKHLNAPEARMYLSRQLYEEALHVQFYLTLLDTYVPDPAERAKAFAAVDNIPSIQRKARFCMKWMDSIQALDQVRSKSDRRQFLLNLICFAGCIEGLFFFAAFAYVYFLRSKGLLNGLAAGTNWVFRDESAHMAFAFEAIKTARKEEPDLFDAGLEKDVVQMMRDAVECETQFAQDLLSGGVMGLSVQEMRGYLEYVADQRLQMLGMAPIFHTKNPLHFMDLQDVQELTNFFERRVSSYQVGVGVGAANDVVFDAAF from the coding sequence ATGCTGCTCGATCCGGGAATGAACCTGACGCTGCGCCCCATGGCGTATCCCGTCTTCTTCGAGATGTACCGCAACGCCATCAAGAACACCTGGACGGTGGAGGAGGTCGACTTCTCCACGGACCTGGTGGACCTGCGCTCGAAGATGACGGACGCGGAGCGTCACCTCATCCACCGGCTGGTGGCCTTCTTCGCCACGGGCGACTCCATCGTCGGCAACAACCTGGTGCTCAACCTCTACAAGCACCTGAACGCGCCCGAAGCGCGCATGTACCTGTCGCGCCAGCTGTACGAAGAGGCCCTGCACGTCCAGTTCTACCTGACGCTGTTGGACACCTACGTGCCGGACCCGGCGGAGCGCGCCAAGGCCTTCGCGGCGGTGGACAACATCCCGTCCATCCAGCGCAAGGCGCGCTTCTGCATGAAGTGGATGGACAGCATCCAGGCGCTGGATCAGGTCCGCTCCAAGTCGGACCGCCGTCAGTTCCTGCTCAACCTCATCTGCTTCGCGGGCTGCATCGAAGGCCTCTTCTTCTTCGCGGCCTTCGCGTACGTGTACTTCCTGCGCAGCAAGGGGCTGCTGAACGGCCTGGCCGCGGGCACCAACTGGGTGTTCCGCGACGAGTCCGCCCACATGGCCTTCGCCTTCGAGGCCATCAAGACCGCTCGCAAGGAGGAGCCGGACCTCTTCGACGCGGGCCTGGAGAAGGACGTCGTGCAGATGATGCGCGACGCGGTGGAGTGCGAGACGCAGTTCGCCCAGGACCTCTTGAGCGGCGGCGTGATGGGCCTGTCGGTGCAGGAGATGCGCGGCTACCTGGAGTACGTGGCCGACCAGCGCCTGCAGATGCTGGGCATGGCCCCCATCTTCCACACCAAGAACCCGCTGCACTTCATGGACCTGCAGGACGTGCAGGAGCTCACCAACTTCTTCGAGCGCCGCGTGTCGTCCTACCAGGTGGGCGTGGGCGTGGGCGCCGCCAACGACGTCGTCTTCGACGCCGCCTTCTAG